Genomic segment of Parageobacillus genomosp. 1:
TAAAAATACTGGATATCCCAAGCCAGTTTCCATAGATAAATCCTTTTTAAGTTCATAAAGGTTCATTTCATAACTTGATTTTTTCATGCTATCCTCCAATAAGTTTACATAACAATATTATTGAATACAATAACATCGCTCGAGCATAGTAGACAGAATAATGAGTATCCAACCGGTTCGCTTCGCTGCGATGTTTCGCCACACAGATGAAATCCTCCTAAAAAATCAACGTACCATCATTATACATGATACAAAGACTAGTTTCGCCAATCAGTTAAAAATTCCTAACAGTATCAGTGAAAGTAATGCCATTTTTTATAAAATTTTTATCAATACCGGATAAATATAAGGCTGCGAAGGCTGCGGTATAACCTTCCATTTATCCGCTTTGATGACTGGGACTTCCACTCCGTTGTATTTAGTAATCTGTAAAGTTCCTTCTATTTCCATCCATGTATTTGGTTTATATAGGCTTGCCTTTTCAAATTCGGTTAAAATTCCTATAATGCTGGCATCTGCAAGGCAATGAGTAATGAGAAATCTCGAGATAACTAGTTGATGAGGACTCAATCCCGCTTCTTTGTATACAAACCCGCTTACTTTGATTTTCTTTCCACGGTAGCTTTTCGGGTGATTTTCAATCTCCTCGTAATAAGGGGCAAACACATCTTCTTTCATCTCGATTACATTTTGTTTCTTTAGCTGCTCCATTCTTTGATGATACTCCCCTTGGGAAAAATAATTATCATTAGGTAAAGCCTTATTATGATCGATGGCCGGTAAAGAGTCTTGTTGTTGGCTTTTATGGGGCTGAGGAAGGACGGTTCCTTTTTTCTCCGCCAGGGAAGCATTGAGTACGGCCGGGGGAAAAGCGAATCCAACCAACAGTGGAAAGAGGATAATGAAAAAACTAATCCGTTTTCCCGCTCCAACATGCGAATGATGATGGTGCTCACATCCGGCATGACAATGTGTATGATCGTTTGGTTCCCATATGCGGAAAATTTGAATGAATAGCAGCAGCACAAATATCCCGGCGGCAATTTGGCTCATCACGGTATACTTTGGATTCACATACTTCGTTATTTCATCTGTAACGTGAAGGCGAATGAAAAAAAGAGAAAAACTCGCTAACATAATCGCCCGTAAAAACTGCCGAAAATGAAAACGCATCACGTTTCACCACCTTACAGCACCCTTATTAGATGCACGCTTATGAACACGACGGAAGTAATCAAAATAAGCAAGACGAGCACAAATCTAAACCGAAATGCACTCAACAGCAT
This window contains:
- a CDS encoding TIGR03943 family putative permease subunit, with translation MRFHFRQFLRAIMLASFSLFFIRLHVTDEITKYVNPKYTVMSQIAAGIFVLLLFIQIFRIWEPNDHTHCHAGCEHHHHSHVGAGKRISFFIILFPLLVGFAFPPAVLNASLAEKKGTVLPQPHKSQQQDSLPAIDHNKALPNDNYFSQGEYHQRMEQLKKQNVIEMKEDVFAPYYEEIENHPKSYRGKKIKVSGFVYKEAGLSPHQLVISRFLITHCLADASIIGILTEFEKASLYKPNTWMEIEGTLQITKYNGVEVPVIKADKWKVIPQPSQPYIYPVLIKIL